Below is a window of Heteronotia binoei isolate CCM8104 ecotype False Entrance Well chromosome 14, APGP_CSIRO_Hbin_v1, whole genome shotgun sequence DNA.
AAATCACAGTTTCATCATTTTTCACTTCAGTGCCAGAAAACTCACAGAGTGGGACTGTAATTGCTCTGTTGCGTGTCAAGGACAAagactctggagaaaatgggaaggTCACATGCTCGATTCCTCCAAACCTTCCCTTTCAACTGCAGAAGTCTATAGACAATTATTATACTTTGATGACAGATGGCAATCTGGACAGAGAGGTTGCGGAGCATTATAACTTGACAATCACAGCAACAGACAGAGGGACACCTCTATTATCTTCAACTGCCTACTTTCCAATAAAAATACTAGATATAAATGATAATGCACCCATCTTCAAAGAAATATCTTATAAGTCTTATTTATTTGAGAATAACCCTACTGGGGCCTCCTTGATGATGCTGGAAGCAAATGATCCAGACTGGGGCACTAACAGTACAGTGACTTATTCCATTCTTGATGGGAATGACCGTACAGTTTCAGTTGCCTCATTTCTCTCAGTTAACACTGAGACAGGGGTTGTCTATGCTCTGCGTCCCTTTGATTATGAAGAGTTCCAGGAGATTAACTTCCAGGTCAAGGCCCAGGATGGAGGCTCCCCACCACTCAATTCCAACATCTCAGTCACTCTTTTTATCCTTGATCAGAATGATAATGTCCCCCAAATCTTGTACCCATCCACTCCCACTGATGGCTCCACTGGAGTAGAGCTGGCCCCTCGCTCCTCTGAGGCTGATTACCTGGTCACTAAGGTGGTGGCGGTGGATGCAGATTCTGGCCAGAATGCCTGGCTGTCTTATCAGCTACTCAAGGTCACAGAGCCAGGGCTCTTCACCATAGGCCTCCACACTGGAGAGATCAGGACAGCTCGTTTCTTTCTGGACAAGGATGCTCTCAAGCAAAGCCTGGTGGTTTTGGTGAAGGACAATGGGCAGCCTCCTCTCTCTGCCTCGGTCACGGTCACTGTGGTGCTGGCTGACAGCATCCCTGAAAGCCTATCTGATCTGAGCAGCATCTCAGTTCCTGCAGACCCCCAGTCAGACCTCACCTTCTACCTGGTTGTTGCTGTGGCCTTTGTCTCCTGCTTATTCTTCACATTCCTCCTTGTATTGTTAGCACTCAGACTTCACAGATGGAGGAATTCTCAGTTGTGTGATTCTGGAAATGTGAATTTCAGTGGTGTCCCAGTTTCACAGTTTGTGGGGATTGACGGAGTGAGAGCTTTTCTTCGCTCTTATTGCCAAGAAGTTTCTCTCACAACAGACTCTAGGAAaagccaattttttttccctATTGGAAGCTGTACAAACACCCTCACACATCAGCAAGTTTCCAGGGAACCGGGTTTCAAACATCTTCCAGAAGATTTAAGCATTGCAAATGAAACACAAGCATCCCAGGAGGTAAGGTGGTATTTCTGAGTATTTTTAATGTAGAGTGAATTGctggattttttgtttgtttgtttggattccaGGAAGAAATTCTACTTTATTTCTGTAAATAACTACCCACATTAATTCAGTCCATTTGTTAGTATGAATATAATATGCTGGATTGGGTCTCTGTGTATTTATCGAAAGATTATTTTTGTGAGAGGATGATCCCTTCCATAAGTGGAACGTTTAGATCTGATctacccccctcctttttttggtCCACAAACAAGTATTTACACAGTTGTAaatactgtgtgtgtgttcactatTTCTATATCTTTATATGTGCCTTTCTATTTCCACAGTCACAGCATTCTTGGAACCTAAAATTCCTTCTTTAGAAATACATCCATGTTTAATTGGCATCATCATGCAATTGTCAATAGTAATATTGTATTGCAAGATCACAAGAAGGGCTACAACAGACCGATCCTGAACACGTTTACTTGGTAAATTTCACAGGCTCTCATGGAATCTACTCTCCAATGGGCTGGTTCCCACGTTGAGAAAAGGGAGCAATTTTAactcagttttaaaaataaagacaTGGCTCTTTGATGGGGTAACTCAGCAGTTTTGTTGACGCACTAACCACTGCATTTGCAGGATACATGAAGTCCATGTGCCCTCAAGTCAGCCTTTCTGGCAGGACTGCCCATTCTCCCTCCCTCTAGGAACACCTGGTCACCTCAGAGCCAAGCAGGAATTTTGGGGGGACTTCTATTAACTGGCTTTGAGAAACTCATCAGCTCCATACTGCGAAAAGCTGTGGAAGCTTAGGGATAAGTGTGCCTGGTCAACGGAAAGTAGTAAGGCCCTAACCAAGGTGGTAGGCTTAGTGTGGGCTGCTCATTAAGTTATTGATGGGCAAGCACTCTGAGACTTGTTAGAAAAGTAAAGAAACTACACGCTTTGTGGTCTCCAATATAGGTGagattgctaacctccaggtggtgcctggagatctcctggaataataACTGATCTCAGGGCAGCAGAGattggttcctctggagaaaatagctgctttggagggtggaccatatggcatgataccccactgtggttcctcccctccttctaGCTTCCAACCCCAAATAATGACATCAAACAAtgccgggaccacggaggttaacaatcaggaaatgacagaaaagatactctccgtgttacaaaacaatatcaaaatataattacaatactttccattaacaacatagtattacaatgttaatttcagtaacaaattcagtgacaaataccatccaaagcacacaacttcactactgtccataagatgataatcaggttctttccaaacaatacagtccgaCAATGCAAAACCGGTCCGTTCTCGTTTCGGATCCTTGTGATTCTTCCTCTAGGACCGTCTTATTAATTTTGAATGCTGTAGTCTGATAGTGtcttatttctttactatacactgttttccaggctttctctaatttatttcattactagaacgctactgttctttctccatctttcagcatttcatGAACATAACGGGGGGAAAAACCCTACCATTTCAATAGCAAGTCTTTAGGTTTATTAAAGTTTCTGTCCAGCCTATTGCCTTATAAACTTGAACATAATGAAAGAACTACTTCTAAAATGTGTTGCAGTTGAAAAGGCCCCCATAGCTTCAACAAGGTTATACTGAGAAATTTCTACTTCTACCTGAGCATGCGtaaacacacactctctcttcCCCTTCCAGTGAGACAAGTCAAAACAATAAGCCtcataatcaatgttccctctaagctgcagagtcttgtgagcaaaaattctactttgtgagctactggcattaaagttgtgagctactgcataaattagtgtgctctggggccatatttcctgagctaagacaaaaatgtgtgagctggaggctaaaaatatgtgatccagctcacactaactcagcttagagggaacactgctcacaattCCACTTTTCAAAATATGTACACACTTTGGAAAATCTTCCTTATCATTTTGTTAAGGAAAGTCTAGACAGGAACTAAGAAAATCAAAGAAATTGACATTAGATCCACTGTATGTTCTCCCTGATCCAGCTAATGTGGAAATGCATTGTGGCATACTGGTCATCCTCCCTAGAACTTTCTAGACATATCGGAGGTGGATGGGAATGTTCATCCCTAGCTGGGACCATTAGTTTCACTAGTCTCTGATACAGCCAGCAGAGAATTTTTCCTTCTTCCAGCATCTATGTCGAAATTTTCATCCAGTTCAACAGAAAAGTGCAGGCACAAGTTCATAGACATATATCCCAGAAGTGGGCATTATTGTGGTAATGAAAACATTTAGATGTAATATAGACGTACATTTGAATTTTGCATGCAATTTAAAGAAGAGAAAATGAAGCCCATCTCTGGAGTTGTCAGCCCACTATCTCTGGTCACCCCACCCCACATTATAAGTGAATAAAATATTGTCACATTTATGGGGGCTTGGTATTATTGACTTAGAGCTGTTGCACAAAATCAATATAGTCCTATTTGATTTCTTATTTTTCTGAGGATGAGTGTTAATTTCAAAATGCaattgatatttttttaaaaaaatccttaactTTAAAATGAAtacttgtattttgtttttatggCTACTGTAAAATAAAGATGGAAGGAATCTATAGTTTCTGAAAACGTTAAGATAAACCACATTGCTGCAAttgtaaaaaaaattctgcacttACTTTTTGAGGCATTGGGTGTCACTGTTCACCAACCAGGAGAGAACACTGTAGGAATTATTCTCAATAACCCACTACTACACAGAAAACACAAAACTGAaacgaaagggaagggaagggaagggaagatttTGTTGAAAGGAAGtcctaaataaatacattcttcCTTGAAAAGAGCTCAATTTAGACATCTGTGTCtgtagaaagaaagaagataaatCTAAGTCTTCACAGATAGGAGAAACAAAGCCTTGCAGAGTTTGAAATGGCTGATCTACAAATACCATCAGATGTTACAAGGAGAGAGTTATTCTTCCTTGTGCTGGGGTCTCTTTTGCAAGCAGTTTCTGGGCAGATTCATTACTCAGTTCCTGAGGAATTGCCGAAAGGCTCTTTTGTGGGGAATATCGCAAAGGACTTGGCAGTGGATTTGAAGCAACTCTCGCATGGGGGAGTCCAGCTTATTACAGAAGGTAGGAGACAATATTTTGACCTtaatttccaaaatggccatttgtGTATTCATGAAAGAGTGGATAGAGAAGCAATATGTGGACGACTTGTAACTTGCATGCTAAAGTTAGAGATACTTGTTCAGGCACAAGTGAAGGTTTACATAGCTGAAATCGAAATTGAAGACATTAATGACAATGCACCGACTTTCCAAGTAGAGACAGTACAGTTAAAAATCCTAGAAAATACAGCCACAGGATCCCGATTCCTTCTGCCAGATGCACAGGACCCAGATTTAGGGGAAAACTCTTTACAAGCCTATCGACTCAGCCCCAATGGACATTTCGCTCTTGATGTACAAACTGCTGCAAATGGAGGCAAATATGTTGAGCTTATACTAGAAAAGTCTCTGGACCGAGAAGAAGCAGCTTTCCATGACTTAATCCTCACAGCCACCGATGGGGGAAATCCTGTGAAATCTGGAACTACGCTCATCAGGGTTGTTGTAGAAGATGTGAATGACAATGCACCAGTTTTTTCACAATCTATTTATAAAGTGACTGTAATGGAAGACATTCCAATAGATTCTCTGTTAGTAACAGTAAATGCTActgatttggatgaagggataAATGCAGAGATAATGTACACATTCAGGCAACCATCAGAAAAAGCTTTAAATCTATTCCATCTGGATTCCAAGACGGGAGAAGTCAGAGTGAAGCAGAATCTGGATTTTGAAGAGAATCCTCTGTATGAAATGGAGATCCAAGCCCATGATGGAAGGGGTATATCGGGCCGTGCAAATATTTTGGTGACTGTTGATGATGTCAATGATAATGCACCAGAGATTGCAGTCACGTCTCTCACTAATGCTGTGAGTGAAGATTCCCCTCAAGGAACTGCAGTAGCGCTGTTAAGAGTAACAGACAGGGATTCAGCTGACAATGGGAAGGTTTGGTGCTCCATCGCTGAGAAGCTGCCATTTCGTTTAGAGAAAACTTTTGACAATTATTACAGTTTGGTGACTGACAGATCCCTGGATCGGGAAATAATGCCAGCTTACAATGTAACTGTCATTGCAACTGATAAAGGCAACCCTCCTCTATCCACAACAACCATCATTCCCCTGAAAATCTTAGACAAAAATGACAACCCTCCCACCTTTCAAGAGAAATCCTACATATCCTCCTTAAGAGAAAATACACCCgctggaacttctgttttcaCATTAAAAGCAAATGATCCGGACTGGGAGGAGAACAGCAAAATTACTTATTCTGTCATTCAAGACCAGGCAAAGTATTCCGCTTTCTCCTCTTACCTTTCCATAAACTCTGAGACTGGAGCCATCTATGCACTCCGCTCCTTTGATTATGAAGAGTTCCAAGAGATTCACTTCCTAGTCAAGGCCCAAGATGGAGGCTCTCCACCACTCAGCTCCAATGTCACAGTGACTCTCTTAATTTTCGATGAAAATGACAATTCTCCCCAAATCTTGTATCCCTCCCTGCCCAATGATGGCTCCACTGGAATAGAGCTGGCTCCTCGTTCCTCTGAGCCTGGCTACCTGGTCACTAAAGTGGTAGCAGTAGATGCAGACTCTGGCCAGAACGGCTGGCTTTCCTATCAGTTACTCAAGGCCACAGAGCCAGGGCTGTTCACTATAGGACTCCATACTGGAGAGATCAGGACAGCCCGTTTCTTTCTGGACAAAGAT
It encodes the following:
- the LOC132582258 gene encoding protocadherin gamma-A2-like → MAENHRSQYYRTSTLIWLMKMIVWEAASGQIRYMMVEETERGSFVGNVAKDLELDMDKLSSNGVHVISTGKTQYFALNMENGHLYTSKKIDRETVCGQILKCLLKFEILVQDKMKVYTIEVEIIDINDNTPRFQMEQLTFSIRETTAQGSRFLLADALDPDVGSNSVQRYELSYNKHFSLYVQAGESGVKNAGMILENSLDREENAFHNLVLTAIDGGDPIRSGSVQIQVIVLDANDNAPVFTEPIYKVNVLENVPLGFVLTTVKATDLDEGVNSEITYTFRTKSEKISQIFQLNSQTGEISVQGNLDFEEQESFEIDVQAQDAEGLSSLAKVFVKVMDANDNAPEITVSSFFTSVPENSQSGTVIALLRVKDKDSGENGKVTCSIPPNLPFQLQKSIDNYYTLMTDGNLDREVAEHYNLTITATDRGTPLLSSTAYFPIKILDINDNAPIFKEISYKSYLFENNPTGASLMMLEANDPDWGTNSTVTYSILDGNDRTVSVASFLSVNTETGVVYALRPFDYEEFQEINFQVKAQDGGSPPLNSNISVTLFILDQNDNVPQILYPSTPTDGSTGVELAPRSSEADYLVTKVVAVDADSGQNAWLSYQLLKVTEPGLFTIGLHTGEIRTARFFLDKDALKQSLVVLVKDNGQPPLSASVTVTVVLADSIPESLSDLSSISVPADPQSDLTFYLVVAVAFVSCLFFTFLLVLLALRLHRWRNSQLCDSGNVNFSGVPVSQFVGIDGVRAFLRSYCQEVSLTTDSRKSQFFFPIGSCTNTLTHQQVSREPGFKHLPEDLSIANETQASQEEKQSLAEFEMADLQIPSDVTRRELFFLVLGSLLQAVSGQIHYSVPEELPKGSFVGNIAKDLAVDLKQLSHGGVQLITEGRRQYFDLNFQNGHLCIHERVDREAICGRLVTCMLKLEILVQAQVKVYIAEIEIEDINDNAPTFQVETVQLKILENTATGSRFLLPDAQDPDLGENSLQAYRLSPNGHFALDVQTAANGGKYVELILEKSLDREEAAFHDLILTATDGGNPVKSGTTLIRVVVEDVNDNAPVFSQSIYKVTVMEDIPIDSLLVTVNATDLDEGINAEIMYTFRQPSEKALNLFHLDSKTGEVRVKQNLDFEENPLYEMEIQAHDGRGISGRANILVTVDDVNDNAPEIAVTSLTNAVSEDSPQGTAVALLRVTDRDSADNGKVWCSIAEKLPFRLEKTFDNYYSLVTDRSLDREIMPAYNVTVIATDKGNPPLSTTTIIPLKILDKNDNPPTFQEKSYISSLRENTPAGTSVFTLKANDPDWEENSKITYSVIQDQAKYSAFSSYLSINSETGAIYALRSFDYEEFQEIHFLVKAQDGGSPPLSSNVTVTLLIFDENDNSPQILYPSLPNDGSTGIELAPRSSEPGYLVTKVVAVDADSGQNGWLSYQLLKATEPGLFTIGLHTGEIRTARFFLDKDALKQSLVVLVKDNGQPPLSASVTVTVVLADSIPDVLTDLSSISVPADPQSDLTFYLVVAVAFVSCLFFTFLLVLLALRLHKWRASQLCDSGNINFTGVPVSQFVGIDGVRAFLQSYCHEVSLTSGSRKSQILFPTESCTNTLRAQQDSNKLEPFFSAEDSNTNQEGQFLSEPLDNPEPEPYQ